A region from the Panicum hallii strain FIL2 chromosome 1, PHallii_v3.1, whole genome shotgun sequence genome encodes:
- the LOC112872839 gene encoding protein FANTASTIC FOUR 3-like: MAATACAYGYQQQGTRPTPPPPLALAAPARSSSQVPDPFLIGFDDDDAPTPPPPPLPGKKTPPPFPSRHLGICTEGLGSESSGDIDLSDLPDDVSNGYGDAEVGQAQVVPCKRQHRDGGGEGAGRRARGGRPAPFPPPISVIGAGGKPWLYLRPHREDGRLVLREVRIPTRELLQARREGGRFTLQFAQHQPEEEEPEDAHHHHHQCQDHEPADEKRQEGDE, from the coding sequence ATGGCCGCGACCGCGTGCGCCTACGGGTACCAGCAGCAGGGGACCCggccaacgccgccgccgccgctggcgctgGCCGCGCCGGCGAGGTCCTCATCGCAGGTACCCGACCCGTTCCTCATCGGCTTCGATGATGATGATGCAccaacaccgccgccgccgccgctgccgggcAAAAAGACGCCTCCGCCCTTCCCGTCGCGCCACCTCGGGATCTGCACCGAGGGCCTCGGCTCCGAGAGCTCCGGCGACATCGACCTCAGCGATCTCCCCGACGATGTCAGCAACGGCTACGGCGATGCCGAAGTCGGGCAGGCCCAGGTGGTGCCGTGCAAGCGGCAGCACCgcgacggcggtggcgaggGGGCGGGGAGGAGGGCGAGGGGCGGGAGGCCGGCGCCGTTCCCGCCCCCGATCTCGGTGATCGGGGCCGGCGGCAAGCCGTGGCTCTACCTCCGGCCTCACCGGGAGGACGGCCGCCTCGTGCTGCGGGAGGTCAGGATACCGACCCGGGAGCTGCTCCAGGCGCGCCGGGAGGGCGGCCGGTTCACGCTCCAGTTCGCGCAGCACCagccggaggaggaagaaccGGAAGATGcgcatcatcatcaccatcaatGCCAAGACCATGAACCAGCAGATGAGAAAAGGCAGGAAGGGGACGAATAG
- the LOC112878904 gene encoding HHIP-like protein 1, with the protein MSPAFPTCLRPAGTVDSVVPSRESRPGGGRSRPGGRRRRATAHPRAGGRLLASAPVSIPAASLPGVPVDGRRRTPSAAHPRPRPRPPRDRRAERAVVPAWPHPGRGRAISGAARIRATSGPSVQSPGGRARRVLVGSESLRADRAAAAVVCTSLPWWWCARGTRTWRRRCSTRQRRRRPHAVRRRGRGRRLVQRREAVELLGVLAIRGGLNHLMASSEDGGEAQSFKSNLLKMLQLMNEKYNQSLNEIQSTTVKSSRH; encoded by the exons ATGTCACCGGCCTTCCCCACCTGTCTGCGCCCCGCGGGCACCGTCGATTCCGTCGTCCCCTCCCGTGAATCCCGTCCAGGCGGCGGTCGTTCCCGGCCGGGCGGCCGTCGGCGCCGTGCCACCGCTCATCCCCGCGCGGGCGGGCGTCTACTTGCCAGCGCGCCGGTCTCCATCCCCGCCGCGAGCCTACCAGGAGTCCCCGTCGATGGCCGTCGTCGCACGCCCAGCGCTGCCCATCCCCGTCCCCGGCCGCGCCCGCCTCGCGACCGGCGGGCCGAGCGTGCGGTCGTGCCGGCGTGGCCCCaccccggccgcggccgcgcaaTCTCTGGCGCCGCGCGAATCCGTGCGACTAGCGGGCCGAGCGTGCAGTCGCCGGGCGGCCGCGCACGCCGAGTGCTTGTTGGAAGTGAGTCGCTCCGCGCTGACCGAGCTGCCGCAGCTGTTGTATGCACGAGCTTGCCATGGTGGTGGTGCGCTCGCGGTACGCGGACGTGGCGCAGGAGGTGCTCAACGAGACAACGACGTCGTCGACCACATGCTGTACGGCGTCGCGGACGTGGCCGCCGACTCGTACAGCGGCGCGAGGCCGTCGAGCTGCTAGGTGTGCTAGCCATCCGTGGTGGGCTTAACCATCTCATGGCCTCGtccgaggacggcggcgaggctcAGAGCTTCAAGAGCAACCTCCTCAAGATGCTTCAGCTG ATGAATGAGAAGTATAACCAAAGCTTGAACGAGATCCAGAGCACGACTGTCAAAAGTTCAAGGCACTGA
- the LOC112893370 gene encoding uncharacterized protein At2g27730, mitochondrial-like isoform X1, translated as MATRRAVGGALVPRPAWAALAEAVARRMEGLGGAGRAPRYFSDKASGRVLSEEERAAENVYIQKMEREKLEKLRRKADKDKAEAAKRAAAAKGDKKKGGEEAHPS; from the exons ATGGCTACAAGAAGGGCCGTGGGGGGAGCTCTGGTCCCTCGGCCTGcgtgggcggcgctcgcggaggccGTGGCGAGGAGGATGGAGGGCCtgggcggcgccgggcgcgcgcCGCGCTACTTCAGCGACAAGGCCTCCGGCAGGGTGCTCAGCGAGGAGGAGCGCGCCGCCGAGAACGTCTACATACAG AAGATGGAGCGGGAGAAGCTGGAGAAGCTGCGGAGGAAGGCGGACAAGGACAAGGCCGAGGCCGCCAAGAGGGCTGCCGCCGCCAAAGGGGACAAGAAG AAGGGTGGGGAGGAGGCGCATCCAAGCTGA
- the LOC112893370 gene encoding uncharacterized protein At2g27730, mitochondrial-like isoform X2, which yields MATRRAVGGALVPRPAWAALAEAVARRMEGLGGAGRAPRYFSDKASGRVLSEEERAAENVYIQKMEREKLEKLRRKADKDKAEAAKRAAAAKGDKKVTDAPAIRS from the exons ATGGCTACAAGAAGGGCCGTGGGGGGAGCTCTGGTCCCTCGGCCTGcgtgggcggcgctcgcggaggccGTGGCGAGGAGGATGGAGGGCCtgggcggcgccgggcgcgcgcCGCGCTACTTCAGCGACAAGGCCTCCGGCAGGGTGCTCAGCGAGGAGGAGCGCGCCGCCGAGAACGTCTACATACAG AAGATGGAGCGGGAGAAGCTGGAGAAGCTGCGGAGGAAGGCGGACAAGGACAAGGCCGAGGCCGCCAAGAGGGCTGCCGCCGCCAAAGGGGACAAGAAGGTAACTGACGCGCCGGCGATTCGATCTTGA
- the LOC112872830 gene encoding N-carbamoylputrescine amidase encodes MAAAAGRKVAVAAVQFACTDVEAENVATAERLIREAHKKGAKIVLVQELFEGHYFCQAQRMDFFRRAKPYKGNTTIIRMQQLAKELEVVIPVSFFEEANNAHYNSVAIIDADGTDLGLYRKSHIPDGPGYQEKFYFNPGDTGFKAFKTKYATIGVGICWDQWFPECARAMTLQGAEILFYPTAIGSEPQDGNLDSREHWKRVMQGHAGANLVPLVASNRIGRETVETEHGKSTITFYGNSFIAGPTGEIVKLANDKDEEVLVAEFDLDEIKSTRHGWGIFRDRRPELYKVLLTLDGEK; translated from the exons ATGGCCGCGGCCGCGGGGAGGAAGGTGGCGGTCGCCGCCGTGCAGTTCGCCTGCACCGACGTCGAGGCCGAGAACGTCGCCACCGCCGAGAG GTTGATTAGGGAAGCGCACAAGAAAGGTGCGAAGATTGTACTCGTTCAG GAATTGTTTGAGGGGCACTATTTCTGTCAAGCTCAAAGGATGGATTTCTTTCGTCGCGCTAAACCTTATAAAGGCAACACAACTATCATAAG GATGCAGCAGCTTGCAAAGGAGTTGGAAGTTGTGATACCTGTCAGTTTTTTTGAAGAAGCAAACAATGCCCATTACAATTCAGTGGCCATCATTGATGCTGATGGCACTGATCTTGGCCTCTATCGCAAATCACACATTCCAGATGGACCAG GTTATCAAGAGAAATTTTATTTCAACCCGGGTGACACTGGCTTTAAG GCTTTCAAAACCAAGTATGCGACAATTGGTGTTG GAATCTGCTGGGATCAGTGGTTCCCGGAGTGTGCAAGAGCAATGACTCTTCAGGGGGCTGAAATACTTTTCTACCCCACTGCAATTGGATCTGAACCGCAGGATGGTAACCTGGACTCTCGTGAACATTGGAAGCGTGTCATGCAAGGCCATGCTGGTGCCAATTTG GTTCCTCTTGTTGCTTCTAACCGGATAGGCAGAGAAACTGTTGAGACTGAGCATGGCAAGAGCACTATAACCTTCTACGGGAATTCCTTCATTGCAG GACCAACTGGAGAAATCGTGAAGCTTGCTAACGACAAAGATGAGGAAGTGCTGGTAGCAGAGTTTGACTTAGACGAGATAAAGTCAACCAGGCATGGTTGGGGGATATTCAGGGACCGCCGCCCTGAATTATATAAAGTGCTATTGACACTGGATGGTGAGAAATAA
- the LOC112876190 gene encoding uncharacterized protein LOC112876190, with the protein MPPLDLGGGGEELKAACGCDTALFDDGSDAEERDDDDDDDPYAPPQSLRLRIGEDIDWSDVGGGAVLERDDSTKGAGANPKCAARRSVAAAAAARSSLSSSTPPAPRAVAVVIGGLAPAAGGKAAREHGRRRRSPCRLGERARVFAAGEATADRLAEPGSPKVSCLGGVRSQPRAAAEGVGGGRRWWAWLAADSLPAAAGTAGARGCPGGAKPTSHWFGGGGATRHRLCWMRTWHRGLGSSDRSVE; encoded by the coding sequence ATGCCACCGCTcgacctcggcggcggcggcgaggagttgAAGGCCGCGTGCGGTTGCGACACCGCGCTGTTCGACGACGGCTCCGACGCCGAGGagcgcgacgacgacgacgacgacgacccgtACGCCCCCCCGCAGTCCCTCCGGCTGAGGATCGGCGAGGACATCGACTGGAGCGACGTCGGCGGCGGGGCGGTGCTGGAGCGGGACGACTCCACCAAGGGCGCCGGCGCCAACCCCAAGTGCGCCGCGCGCCGgagcgtggccgccgccgccgccgcgaggaGCTCGCTGTCGTCGTCCACCCCGCCGGCGCCGAGGGCGGTGGCCGTGGTCATCGGCGGCCTGGCGCCCGCCGCGGGGGGCAAGGCCGCGCGGGAGCACGGCAGGCGGCGCCGCTCCCCGTGCCGCCTCGGCGAACGCGCCAGGGTGTTCGCGGCCGGGGAGGCGACCGCGGACCGCCTGGCAGAGCCGGGCTCGCCCAAGGTGTCCTGCCTCGGCGGCGTCCGGTCGCAGCCGCGGGCCGCGGCTGAGGGGGTCGGCGGTGGCCGCCGGTGGTGGGCGTGGCTGGCGGCCGACTCActtcctgctgctgctggaacGGCCGGCGCTAGAGGATGTCCAGGGGGAGCGAAGCCGACTAGCCATTGGttcggcggtggcggcgccacCCGTCACCGCCTGTGCTGGATGCGGACGTGGCATCGGGGCCTCGGATCATCAGATCGATCGGTGGAGTAG